The Palleronia sp. THAF1 genome window below encodes:
- a CDS encoding glucan biosynthesis protein has protein sequence MIDRRTLMALSAAALARPTFATEHEGEPFTPQTVIDLARSLSGRDREEPAKVPQEWLDLDYDQYRSIWFRHDRALWQDTESPYRVDFFAPGLYFPTPVRIDLVEDGMARQHPFTLSDFDRSDQFPDLGPDPSLGFSGFRLRTGLETPDIFQEFCVFQGASYLRAIGRGQVYGLSARGLALGTGSPGGEEFPEFRRFWLESPAPGDTRITVHALLDSPSVAGAYTFVIDPGDSTVMDVTATLFPRVELERVGIAPMTSMFLFDATNRNRFDDFRPAVHDSDGLSMWNGAGERLWRPLANPSTLQISSFSDNGPKGFGLMQRSRAVGDFSDFEADYHRRPSLWIEPLENWGQGAVELVEIPADREIYDNIVAAWRPRTALQPGQRHNIAYRLHWTDAAPNPGDVAQVTETRQGLGFEQTDRVFAIDFAAHPALDGDLDALTPFVGASEGSLTGPRLERHPGTGGVRLSFAFDPAEGTAREFRAQILRDGTPVTEVWLYRWTT, from the coding sequence ATGATCGACAGACGCACTCTGATGGCCCTCTCCGCCGCGGCCCTCGCGCGCCCCACATTCGCCACCGAGCATGAGGGCGAACCGTTCACCCCACAAACCGTGATCGACCTTGCGAGGTCCCTGTCCGGACGCGATCGGGAAGAGCCTGCGAAGGTTCCGCAAGAATGGCTGGACTTGGACTACGATCAATACCGGTCGATCTGGTTCCGCCACGACCGCGCGCTGTGGCAAGACACCGAAAGCCCTTACCGCGTCGATTTCTTTGCGCCCGGCCTCTATTTCCCGACCCCGGTGCGCATCGATCTGGTCGAAGACGGCATGGCCCGCCAACACCCGTTCACCCTGTCGGATTTCGACCGCAGCGACCAATTCCCGGACCTTGGCCCCGATCCGTCGCTTGGCTTCTCTGGCTTCCGCCTGCGCACGGGTCTGGAAACGCCGGACATCTTCCAGGAGTTCTGCGTTTTCCAAGGCGCCAGCTATCTGCGCGCCATCGGTCGAGGTCAGGTCTATGGCCTCTCCGCCCGAGGCCTTGCCCTTGGCACCGGATCGCCTGGCGGCGAGGAATTCCCGGAGTTTCGACGTTTCTGGCTGGAATCCCCAGCCCCCGGAGACACGCGCATCACGGTGCACGCCCTGCTCGACAGCCCGTCCGTGGCAGGGGCCTACACCTTCGTCATCGACCCCGGCGACAGCACGGTGATGGATGTGACTGCCACCCTGTTTCCGCGCGTAGAACTGGAACGGGTCGGCATCGCGCCCATGACATCCATGTTCCTGTTCGACGCCACCAACCGCAATCGCTTCGACGATTTCCGCCCCGCCGTGCACGACAGCGACGGGCTGTCCATGTGGAACGGTGCCGGAGAGCGTCTGTGGCGGCCCTTGGCGAACCCTTCAACTCTGCAGATCTCCAGCTTCTCAGACAACGGCCCCAAGGGCTTCGGCCTGATGCAGCGGTCCCGCGCCGTGGGTGATTTTTCGGACTTCGAGGCGGACTACCACCGCCGCCCCTCTCTATGGATCGAACCTCTGGAGAACTGGGGCCAAGGCGCGGTCGAGCTTGTCGAGATCCCGGCGGATCGCGAAATCTACGACAACATCGTTGCCGCATGGCGCCCCCGCACCGCACTGCAGCCCGGCCAACGCCATAACATTGCCTACCGCCTGCATTGGACCGACGCCGCCCCGAACCCCGGCGACGTGGCGCAGGTCACAGAGACCCGACAGGGTTTGGGCTTTGAGCAGACGGACCGCGTTTTCGCCATCGACTTCGCGGCGCACCCTGCGCTGGACGGCGATCTTGATGCGCTGACGCCTTTCGTCGGGGCAAGCGAAGGCTCGCTTACCGGTCCCCGCTTGGAACGGCATCCCGGAACCGGTGGCGTGCGGCTCAGTTTCGCCTTCGACCCTGCCGAAGGCACGGCGCGCGAATTCCGCGCCCAAATCCTGCGCGATGGCACACCCGTTACCGAAGTTTGGCTTTACCGATGGACGACCTGA
- the mdoH gene encoding glucans biosynthesis glucosyltransferase MdoH: MDDLIRLDATGSRMPPEAPLPHPRQSLATGFTGDGGSTAPLSRPRGMRWLTFAPAILTTAALLLAFAHWAAADGLIWLETALIGLTGLTFFWIALSLATVTTGLLSRRAEQIAASDNAPLTVALVVPIHQEDAADVFGNARAMLDALAAAPSHHAFTLYFLSDTRDPVLAEAELRAFAAMDDSAPIPVHYRRRAENTDAKVGNLSDWVSRWGGRHDAMIVLDADSLMGANAIVDLTDALAGDPNAGLIQSFPRLYGAKTLFARMQQFASAVYGMPLAEGLAAWTDREGNYWGHNAIIRVPAFAACAGLPAGPGGGLILSHDFVEAGLLRRAGWSVRFLPRIAESYEEVPPTLIDYIIRDRRWCRGNLQHLRLLGAKGFASVSRFHLFQGAMAYLLSLAWFGLLLIWALLGEGSNGSVVSYFSGENPQVTWPRMNNEGNAAFLIFMYAMLLAPKAMAALSVRRFGRRYADLGGPLRFVASLATEIVGSVLFAPIMMVQQTQSVLRAAFGQGSGWKPQVRNGTRLGWTAILKFHAVETALGLLLTAGMFLGLVSWWLSPVVFSLLMAVPLSRLSGLDLHRVGLGGLLGTEDQFNAPEIIRSALHHRQAFRHYLDDTKIAAE; encoded by the coding sequence ATGGACGACCTGATACGCCTTGATGCAACCGGCAGCCGCATGCCGCCCGAAGCGCCCCTGCCGCATCCGCGTCAGTCGCTGGCGACCGGCTTCACTGGAGACGGCGGTAGCACTGCGCCGCTATCGCGTCCACGCGGCATGCGTTGGCTGACCTTCGCGCCCGCGATCCTGACCACCGCAGCGCTCTTGCTCGCCTTCGCCCACTGGGCCGCCGCCGATGGCCTGATCTGGCTGGAAACGGCGCTGATTGGTCTGACGGGTCTCACGTTTTTCTGGATCGCCCTTTCGCTGGCGACGGTGACGACCGGCTTGCTCTCCCGCCGCGCCGAGCAAATCGCAGCGTCTGACAACGCGCCGTTGACGGTCGCGCTTGTCGTGCCGATCCACCAAGAGGATGCAGCAGACGTGTTCGGCAACGCGCGGGCGATGCTCGACGCCTTGGCTGCCGCGCCGTCTCACCATGCCTTTACGCTGTATTTTCTAAGCGACACGCGTGACCCGGTGCTGGCAGAGGCCGAGTTGCGCGCCTTCGCCGCCATGGATGACAGCGCCCCGATCCCGGTGCATTACCGGAGGCGTGCCGAAAATACCGACGCCAAGGTCGGCAACCTGTCCGATTGGGTCAGCCGTTGGGGCGGACGGCACGATGCGATGATCGTGCTGGATGCCGACAGCCTGATGGGCGCGAACGCCATCGTCGATCTCACCGACGCGCTTGCGGGCGACCCGAACGCCGGGCTGATCCAGTCCTTCCCGCGTCTCTATGGCGCGAAAACCCTCTTCGCGCGGATGCAACAGTTCGCATCCGCTGTCTACGGCATGCCGTTGGCAGAGGGGCTGGCCGCCTGGACGGATAGAGAGGGCAACTATTGGGGCCACAACGCCATCATCCGCGTACCCGCCTTCGCTGCCTGCGCGGGCCTGCCTGCCGGACCGGGCGGGGGCCTGATCCTCAGCCACGATTTCGTCGAGGCCGGCCTGTTGCGCCGGGCCGGTTGGTCTGTGCGCTTCCTGCCGCGCATCGCCGAAAGCTACGAAGAAGTGCCGCCGACGCTCATCGACTACATCATCCGTGATCGCCGCTGGTGTCGGGGCAACCTGCAACACCTGCGCCTGCTGGGCGCCAAGGGCTTCGCCAGCGTCTCACGCTTCCACCTGTTCCAGGGTGCCATGGCCTACCTGTTGTCACTGGCGTGGTTCGGCCTTCTACTGATCTGGGCGCTACTGGGCGAGGGCAGCAACGGCTCCGTCGTGTCCTACTTCTCAGGCGAGAACCCACAGGTGACATGGCCGCGCATGAACAACGAAGGCAACGCGGCCTTCCTGATCTTCATGTACGCGATGCTGCTTGCCCCAAAAGCGATGGCCGCCCTATCGGTGCGCCGCTTCGGGCGTCGCTATGCCGACCTCGGCGGGCCGCTGCGCTTCGTCGCGTCGCTGGCTACAGAGATTGTCGGCTCGGTCCTCTTCGCGCCGATCATGATGGTGCAGCAAACCCAATCGGTCCTGCGCGCAGCCTTCGGGCAAGGCTCTGGCTGGAAGCCACAGGTGCGCAACGGCACGCGTCTCGGCTGGACCGCCATCCTCAAGTTCCACGCGGTCGAAACGGCGCTGGGCCTTTTACTGACCGCAGGGATGTTCCTGGGGCTGGTGTCGTGGTGGCTGTCGCCTGTCGTCTTTTCGCTGCTGATGGCTGTCCCGCTATCACGTCTCAGCGGGCTGGACCTGCACCGCGTCGGTCTTGGCGGCCTGCTGGGAACAGAGGACCAGTTCAACGCGCCCGAGATCATCCGAAGCGCGCTTCATCACCGTCAGGCGTTCCGGCACTATCTGGACGACACCAAGATCGCAGCAGAGTAA
- the smc gene encoding chromosome segregation protein SMC, whose amino-acid sequence MQFTRLRLNGFKSFVDPTDLVIADGLTGVVGPNGCGKSNLLEALRWVMGENRPTAMRGGGMEDVIFAGTSSRPARNFAEVSLVIDNADRLAPATFNDADQIDIVRRITRDAGSAYKAQGRDVRARDVQMLFADASTGAHSPALVRQGQISELIHAKPKNRRRILEEAAGISGLYQRRHEAELKLKGAEANLARLDDTIDALAAQLQQLARQAKQAARYRQIGDRLRRAEGLLLYRRWREAEEARGAADATLRDRATAAATAERAALEAARLREEADGAMPALREEDAVAAALVQRLEVEAATLADRAKQAEDLIARLSGRLRQLDRDAEREAALNADADQSIAALEDEATRLRADEDGYDDDLTGAAAAADEAARILGEREGALAALTEDVARLAARHQSAQRLLDDSRAAVERSAQAESRAKETVAQAEAALADAESRATKAGAEQDAARALADRAEAALDAADAARARIQSEEAEARAARSEATGALGTLRAEHQALSRLVARDAEGGESLMDRLRVDTGFEAAIGAALADDLRAPLVTEGTGWVTLDVYDDAPTLPAGATPLADAVDAPPALSRRLALIGVVNAAAGDAMQAGLPPGQRLVSTEGHLWRWDGYRARPEDAPSQAALRLQQRNRLNALTTDLEALEAQADAATKRHAAVEARAAELARADADARTARREADARVTELSRALSRAEADRDLATGRLETAREAVARHAEDARSAAKRFSEAEAGMAGLADLEGLRTRVADVKLTVEAARMTTMAKRAAHDELRREGAARTKRLAEIEKDVASWRARLSSAGGRLGEIASRRDRTATELSRAEAAPAEIAAQQGKLTSGLQDAQARRGAAKAALEAGETALREATLSERTAERAAGEARESRAAAEAQADATRAAVTAAAERIREDLDQAPETLLEQLAVSDPDALPPAREIEDEIATLRRQRDALGAVNLRAEEDAKEVEAEHTGLVTENADLEAAIAELRKGIAGLNREGRERLLTAFEEVNASFGTLFKTLFGGGDARLELIESDDPLDAGLEILCQPPGKKLSTLSLLSGGEQTLTAMALIFAVFLANPAPICVLDEVDAPLDDANVTRFCDLLDEMTRQTDTRFLIITHHAVTMARMDRLFGVTMGEQGVSQLVSVDLKNAEAMVA is encoded by the coding sequence ATGCAATTCACACGACTGCGCCTGAACGGCTTCAAGTCTTTCGTCGATCCGACCGATCTGGTGATCGCTGACGGTTTGACGGGCGTGGTCGGCCCGAATGGTTGCGGCAAGTCCAACCTTCTGGAAGCTCTGCGTTGGGTCATGGGTGAAAATCGACCGACCGCGATGCGCGGCGGCGGTATGGAGGATGTGATCTTCGCGGGCACCTCCTCTCGTCCCGCGCGCAACTTCGCCGAAGTCAGCCTTGTGATCGACAACGCCGACCGTCTGGCCCCCGCGACTTTCAACGACGCCGACCAGATCGACATCGTGCGCCGCATCACCCGCGACGCGGGTAGCGCGTACAAGGCGCAAGGTCGCGACGTGCGCGCCCGCGATGTGCAGATGCTGTTTGCCGACGCCTCGACCGGCGCGCATTCCCCGGCGCTGGTGCGGCAGGGCCAGATCAGTGAGTTGATTCACGCCAAGCCGAAGAACCGCCGCCGCATTCTAGAGGAAGCTGCGGGTATTTCCGGCCTGTATCAGCGGCGGCACGAGGCCGAGTTGAAGCTGAAGGGCGCAGAGGCGAACCTTGCGCGGCTGGACGACACTATCGACGCGCTCGCCGCTCAGCTTCAGCAGCTCGCCCGGCAAGCCAAGCAGGCCGCGCGCTATCGCCAGATCGGGGATCGGCTGCGCCGGGCAGAGGGTCTGTTGTTGTATCGCCGCTGGCGTGAGGCTGAAGAAGCTCGTGGTGCAGCCGATGCGACCTTGCGCGACCGTGCAACTGCCGCTGCAACGGCCGAGCGCGCAGCGCTGGAAGCGGCCCGATTGCGCGAAGAGGCTGACGGCGCGATGCCTGCCTTGCGCGAGGAAGACGCCGTCGCCGCCGCGCTGGTGCAGCGGCTAGAGGTCGAAGCCGCGACGCTGGCAGATCGCGCGAAGCAGGCCGAAGATCTGATCGCCCGACTGTCCGGTCGCCTGCGCCAGCTGGACCGCGATGCCGAGCGTGAAGCCGCTTTGAACGCCGATGCCGACCAGTCCATCGCCGCGCTGGAAGACGAAGCCACTCGCCTGCGCGCTGATGAGGACGGGTATGACGATGATCTGACTGGGGCTGCCGCTGCGGCAGATGAGGCCGCGCGAATCCTGGGTGAACGGGAAGGGGCCTTGGCAGCGCTGACCGAAGATGTTGCCCGGCTTGCCGCCCGCCACCAGTCCGCCCAGCGCCTTTTGGACGACAGCCGGGCGGCGGTTGAGCGTAGCGCTCAGGCGGAAAGTCGGGCCAAGGAAACGGTCGCGCAGGCGGAAGCCGCATTGGCCGATGCCGAAAGCCGCGCCACCAAGGCGGGTGCCGAGCAGGACGCCGCCCGTGCGTTGGCCGACAGGGCCGAGGCCGCGCTGGATGCTGCCGATGCTGCCCGCGCGCGCATCCAGTCCGAGGAAGCAGAGGCCCGTGCCGCACGGTCCGAGGCGACGGGCGCGCTGGGCACCCTGCGTGCGGAACATCAGGCGCTGTCCCGCCTAGTCGCGCGGGATGCGGAGGGTGGGGAAAGCCTGATGGACCGACTGCGCGTCGATACGGGGTTCGAGGCGGCGATCGGTGCCGCTTTGGCCGACGATCTGCGCGCGCCGCTTGTGACGGAGGGGACCGGCTGGGTCACGCTGGACGTCTACGACGACGCGCCGACCCTGCCTGCGGGGGCGACTCCGCTGGCCGATGCGGTGGACGCTCCGCCCGCCCTGTCCCGTCGCTTGGCTTTGATCGGCGTCGTGAATGCCGCCGCCGGTGATGCGATGCAGGCGGGGTTGCCTCCGGGGCAGCGGCTGGTCTCGACCGAGGGGCATCTGTGGCGCTGGGACGGCTACCGCGCCCGCCCAGAAGACGCGCCAAGCCAAGCGGCATTGCGCCTGCAACAGCGCAACCGGCTGAACGCGCTGACCACTGATCTGGAGGCTTTGGAGGCGCAGGCCGATGCCGCAACCAAGCGCCACGCGGCCGTCGAGGCGCGCGCCGCCGAACTGGCTCGGGCCGATGCCGATGCGCGCACCGCCCGACGTGAGGCCGACGCGCGCGTCACCGAACTCAGCCGCGCGCTGTCGCGGGCCGAGGCGGATCGCGATCTTGCGACGGGGCGGCTGGAGACCGCGCGCGAGGCCGTTGCGCGCCACGCCGAGGATGCGCGCAGCGCGGCGAAACGGTTTTCCGAGGCCGAAGCTGGTATGGCTGGTCTTGCCGATCTGGAGGGGCTGCGCACACGTGTGGCGGATGTGAAACTGACCGTCGAAGCCGCGCGGATGACGACGATGGCCAAGCGTGCAGCGCATGATGAATTGCGTCGCGAGGGTGCGGCGCGCACGAAGCGACTGGCGGAGATCGAGAAGGACGTGGCCTCTTGGCGGGCGCGCCTGTCCAGTGCCGGTGGGCGCTTGGGAGAGATCGCATCCCGGCGCGATCGAACGGCGACCGAGCTGTCGCGCGCCGAAGCTGCGCCTGCTGAAATCGCCGCGCAACAGGGCAAGCTGACGAGCGGCCTGCAGGATGCGCAGGCGCGCCGTGGGGCCGCGAAGGCCGCGCTTGAAGCAGGTGAAACCGCATTGCGCGAAGCGACACTGTCCGAGCGAACGGCAGAGCGTGCCGCTGGTGAAGCGCGCGAATCGCGCGCCGCAGCCGAGGCGCAGGCGGACGCTACCCGTGCCGCCGTAACCGCTGCGGCAGAGCGCATCCGCGAGGATCTGGATCAGGCGCCCGAGACTTTGTTGGAACAGCTGGCCGTTTCCGACCCCGACGCTTTGCCCCCCGCGCGCGAGATCGAAGACGAGATCGCGACCCTGCGTCGCCAGCGCGATGCTTTGGGCGCTGTAAACCTGCGCGCTGAAGAGGATGCCAAAGAGGTCGAGGCCGAGCATACCGGTCTGGTCACCGAGAATGCCGATCTGGAAGCGGCCATCGCCGAGTTGCGCAAGGGCATCGCCGGGCTGAACAGAGAGGGGCGCGAACGGCTGCTGACCGCGTTCGAGGAGGTGAACGCCAGCTTCGGCACGCTGTTCAAGACGCTGTTCGGCGGGGGGGATGCGCGGCTGGAACTGATCGAGTCGGACGATCCGCTGGATGCTGGTCTTGAAATCCTGTGTCAGCCGCCGGGCAAGAAGCTATCCACCCTGTCATTGCTGTCGGGCGGTGAGCAGACGTTGACCGCCATGGCGCTGATCTTCGCTGTATTCCTCGCCAATCCCGCGCCGATCTGCGTGCTGGACGAGGTGGACGCGCCCTTGGACGATGCGAACGTCACGCGTTTCTGTGACCTGCTGGACGAGATGACGCGCCAGACCGACACGCGGTTCCTGATCATCACGCACCATGCGGTAACGATGGCGCGGATGGACCGGCTGTTCGGCGTCACGATGGGCGAACAGGGTGTCAGCCAGTTGGTCAGCGTGGACCTGAAGAACGCCGAGGCGATGGTCGCCTGA